The Glycine soja cultivar W05 chromosome 8, ASM419377v2, whole genome shotgun sequence genome has a window encoding:
- the LOC114422161 gene encoding CST complex subunit STN1 → MQKATNTNTNAVALHNTHVKLLAFDLLSLTQSPFPSSDATTSFFRRGIPISRVETVGTITLRDLKHDRFLRFAVDDGTACVPCVLWLNDANSPSVARRRRHELAARFAALVKLGAVARVRGRLSRFRGTLQVTVSDVAIERDPNAEIFHRLDCILLARNCYNILPPPSSYTPPQPPLPLPPPK, encoded by the coding sequence ATGCAGAAGGCGaccaacaccaacaccaacGCAGTGGCACTGCACAACACGCACGTGAAACTCTTAGCCTTCGATCTCCTCTCTCTAACCCAATCCCCTTTCCCTTCTTCGGACGCCACGACGTCGTTTTTCCGCAGAGGAATCCCGATCTCGCGCGTGGAAACCGTGGGCACTATCACGCTGCGCGACCTCAAGCATGATCGCTTCCTCCGCTTCGCCGTCGACGACGGCACCGCCTGCGTCCCCTGCGTGCTCTGGCTCAACGACGCCAACTCCCCCTCCGTCGCCCGCCGCCGCCGCCACGAACTCGCTGCGCGCTTCGCCGCGCTCGTCAAGCTCGGCGCGGTGGCCAGAGTGAGAGGCAGGCTCAGCCGCTTCAGGGGAACGCTGCAGGTGACTGTCTCCGACGTCGCGATCGAGAGAGACCCCAACGCGGAGATCTTCCACCGCCTCGATTGCATCTTGCTGGCTCGCAACTGTTACAACATCTTGCCTCCACCGTCTTCTTATACGCCGCCGCAACCGCCACTGCCACTGCCACCGCCCAAGTAG
- the LOC114422162 gene encoding uncharacterized protein LOC114422162, translating into MKDRHMKKKVKRLKDMVEPDKNCETRVEDVAWLCSLSESEIDMLISLKLLIIQRAKMMGCKELASKFNLKMIRAIALVLMEHLKAEIKGSSLIPNTVESTSFLDACNLLKCSNEVDANIDDLSASLGADISDMQTFLRSPPTSKQKKQKVGSRE; encoded by the exons ATGAAGGACAGACACATGAAGAAAAAAGTCAAAAGATTGAAAGACATGGTTGAGCCAGATAAAAATTGCGAGACTAGGGTTGAAGATGTTGCTTGGCTTTGCTCCCTTTCAGAGTCTGAGATC GACATGCTGATTAGCTTGAAATTGTTGATCATTCAGCGTGCAAAAATGATGGGTTGTAAAGAGCTGGCTAGTAAATTCAACCTTAAAATGATTCGAGCCATTG CACTTGTTTTGATGGAACATCTCAAGGCTGAGATAAAAGGTTCATCACTTATCCCCAACACGGTTGAATCTACTTCTTTTTTAGATGCTTGCAACCTATTGAAATGTAGCAATGAGGTTGATGCAAATATTGATGACctaagtgcaagtcttggtgcTGATATTAGTGATATGCAAACTTTTCTTAGAAG TCCTCCAACATCCAAACAAAAGAAGCAGAAAGTTGGAAGCAGAGAATGA
- the LOC114424656 gene encoding G-type lectin S-receptor-like serine/threonine-protein kinase RLK1: MASTLLPFLFLSMVLLPFQTIAQTKSNIAIGESHTAGASTSPWLVSSPSGDFAFGFLPLEDTPDHFMLCIWYAKIQDKTIVWFANRDQPAPKGSKVVLTADDGLVLITAPNGHMLWKTGGLPLRVSSGVLNDTGNFVLQDGHSKTVWESFKDYRDTLLPYQTMEKGHKLSSKLGRNYFNKGRFVLFFQNDGNLVMHSINMPSGYANENYYQSGTIESNTNTSTSAGTQLVFDGTGDMYVLRKNNEKYNLSKGGSRASSTTQFYYLRATLDFDGVFTLYQHPKGSSGSGGWSQVWSHPDNICKDYVASAGSGVCGYNSICSLRDDKRPNCRCPKWYSLVDPNDPNGSCKPDFVQACAVDKLSNRQDLYDFEVLIDTDWPQSDYVLQRPFNEEQCRQSCMEDCMCSVAIFRLGDSCWKKKLPLSNGRVDATLNGAKAFMKVRKDNSSLIVPPIIVNKNNKNTSILVGSVLLGSSAFLNLILVGAICLSTSYVFRYKKKLRSIGRSDTIVETNLRRFTYEELKKATNDFDKVLGKGAFGIVYEGVINMCSDTRVAVKMLNTFLMEDVHKEFKNELNAIGLTHHKNLVRLLGFCETEEKRLLVYEYMSNGTLASLLFNIVEKPSWKLRLQIAIGIARGLLYLHEECSTQIIHCDIKPQNILLDDYYNARISDFGLAKLLNMNQSRTNTAIRGTKGYVALEWFKNMPITAKVDVYSYGVLLLEIVSCRKSVEFEAEDEEKAILAEWAYDCYIEGTLHALVEGDKEALDDMKTFEKLVMIALWCVQEDPSLRPTMRNVTQMLEGVVEVKMPPCPSQFSVQYS, from the coding sequence ATGGCTTCCACTTTGCTTCCCTTTCTATTCCTCTCAATGGTTCTGTTACCCTTTCAAACCATAGCCCAAACCAAAAGCAACATAGCCATTGGTGAGTCTCACACAGCAGGAGCCAGCACCTCCCCATGGCTGGTTTCATCACCTTCTGGTGACTTTGCCTTTGGGTTCCTCCCACTTGAGGACACTCCTGATCACTTCATGCTTTGCATTTGGTATGCCAAGATTCAAGACAAAACCATAGTATGGTTTGCCAACAGAGACCAGCCTGCACCAAAGGGCTCAAAAGTGGTGCTCACTGCTGATGATGGGTTGGTGCTCATCACGGCCCCAAATGGTCACATGTTATGGAAGACTGGTGGACTCCCTTTGAGAGTTTCTAGTGGTGTCTTAAATGACACTGGCAACTTTGTGCTTCAGGATGGTCACTCCAAGACTGTTTGGGAGAGTTTCAAGGACTATAGAGACACCTTGCTGCCATATCAGACTATGGAAAAGGGTCATAAGCTTTCTTCTAAACTTGGGAGGAATTACTTCAACAAGGGAAGGTTTGTGCTCTTTTTCCAAAATGATGGTAACCTTGTGATGCACTCTATAAACATGCCATCTGGGTATGCTAATGAAAACTACTATCAAAGTGGAACAATTGAGTCCAACACCAACACATCAACAAGTGCTGGGACTCAATTGGTGTTTGATGGGACAGGAGACATgtatgttttgagaaaaaacaaTGAGAAATACAACTTGTCAAAAGGGGGTAGTAGAGCTTCTTCTACCACTCAATTTTATTACCTTAGAGCAACTCTTGATTTTGATGGGGTGTTCACACTCTATCAACATCCAAAGGGTTCTTCTGGAAGTGGAGGTTGGAGCCAAGTGTGGTCTCATCCAGATAATATCTGTAAGGATTATGTTGCTAGTGCTGGTAGTGGTGTTTGTGGATATAATAGCATTTGCAGTTTAAGAGATGATAAGAGGCCAAATTGTCGGTGCCCAAAATGGTACTCGCTGGTTGACCCTAATGATCCCAATGGTAGCTGCAAACCAGATTTTGTACAAGCATGTGCAGTAGATAAGCTTAGTAATAGACAGGATCTCTATGATTTTGAGGTGTTGATAGATACTGATTGGCCTCAATCAGATTATGTGCTTCAAAGACCATTCAATGAAGAACAATGCAGACAATCTTGTATGGAAGATTGTATGTGTTCTGTTGCAATTTTCAGGCTAGGTGATAGCTGCTGGAAGAAGAAGTTGCCACTTTCAAATGGTAGAGTTGATGCCACACTTAATGGTGCAAAGGCCTTCATGAAAGTGAGGAAAGACAACTCCTCCTTGATTGTTCCTCCAATCATTGTGAACAAGAATAATAAGAACACTTCGATTTTAGTTGGCTCAGTGCTTTTGGGTAGTTCTGCTTTTCTCAATCTCATATTGGTTGGAGCAATCTGCTTGAGCACTTCCTATGTTTTTCGGTACAAGAAGAAGCTTAGAAGTATTGGCAGAAGTGACACCATTGTGGAAACCAACTTGCGTCGCTTCACTTATGAGGAACTCAAAAAAGCCACCAATGACTTTGACAAAGTGCTAGGAAAGGGAGCTTTTGGTATTGTGTATGAAGGAGTCATCAACATGTGTTCTGATACTCGTGTAGCGGTAAAAATGTTAAACACTTTTCTCATGGAAGATGTTCATAAGGAATTCAAGAATGAACTGAATGCCATTGGCCTCACACACCATAAGAACTTGGTCCGTTTACTTGGATTTTGTGAGACTGAAGAAAAAAGGTTGTTGGTTTATGAGTATATGAGTAATGGCACTTTAGCAAGTCTTCTTTTCAATATTGTGGAGAAACCAAGTTGGAAACTGAGGCTACAAATTGCAATTGGGATTGCTAGAGGACTTCTATATTTGCATGAAGAGTGCAGCACACAGATCATTCATTGTGACATAAAGCCTCAAAACATACTCCTTGATGATTACTATAATGCAAGGATTTCGGACTTTGGATTGGCCAAGCTTTTGAACATGAACCAAAGCAGAACCAATACTGCCATAAGAGGAACAAAAGGGTATGTTGCACTTGAATGGTTCAAAAACATGCCGATCACAGCTAAAGTGGATGTCTATAGTTATGGGGTGTTGTTGCTTGAGATAGTTTCATGTAGAAAAAGTGTAGAATTCGAGgcagaagatgaagagaaagCAATCCTAGCTGAATGGGCTTATGACTGCTACATTGAAGGAACTCTTCATGCCCTAGTTGAGGGTGACAAAGAGGCATTGGATGACATGAAGACCTTCGAGAAATTGGTAATGATTGCCCTTTGGTGTGTGCAAGAGGATCCTAGTCTTAGACCAACTATGAGAAATGTGACACAGATGCTTGAAGGTGTTGTTGAAGTGAAAATGCCACCATGCCCCTCACAATTTAGTGTTCAATATTCCTAA